From the Rhodoferax sp. WC2427 genome, one window contains:
- a CDS encoding zonular occludens toxin family protein codes for MPINAYTGLMGSGKSFECVVSVILPALVAGRRVVTNVDGIDNDACRAYCAEKFGIELAQLGHVIHCKNEDLSGPNFLPHGTDAQTLCQPGDMVCIDEAWRFWGTDCKISKEHAIFFREHRHYVDPLTKVSCDLVLMVQDITDLHRQLKVVVELSFRTTKIKSLGLNKIYRVEMWEGYKLTAKARVSVENKKYDPKIFPLYSSYVGGKGKELQVDKRQNILNSKKLWAMVVGMIALGGVSLYGVLHFFDPTRYDKKDAVKAQAKAGSTAQVVGMPSNAAQPGKAAAESVSEVWRITGTYQLGGQAYVVLANTLGRVRLEHPSAFQNQGLAMVGEVDGERVMAWSGVSAAAGMQPGDKK; via the coding sequence ATGCCAATCAATGCATACACCGGCCTCATGGGCTCCGGCAAGTCGTTCGAATGTGTCGTGTCCGTCATCCTGCCCGCCCTGGTGGCCGGTCGCCGGGTGGTCACCAACGTGGACGGCATCGACAACGATGCATGCCGAGCCTATTGCGCAGAAAAGTTCGGCATCGAACTGGCGCAGCTGGGCCATGTCATTCACTGCAAAAACGAAGACTTGAGCGGTCCAAATTTTCTGCCCCATGGCACCGATGCGCAAACGCTGTGCCAGCCGGGCGATATGGTGTGCATTGATGAGGCTTGGCGCTTCTGGGGCACAGACTGCAAGATTTCTAAAGAACATGCGATTTTCTTCCGGGAGCATCGGCACTACGTGGACCCTCTCACGAAGGTGTCGTGTGACTTGGTGTTGATGGTGCAAGACATCACAGACCTGCACCGCCAGTTAAAAGTGGTGGTCGAGCTGAGTTTTCGCACTACCAAAATCAAATCTCTCGGTCTCAACAAAATTTACCGTGTAGAGATGTGGGAGGGTTACAAGCTCACGGCCAAGGCCCGGGTATCGGTCGAAAACAAGAAGTACGACCCCAAAATATTTCCGCTGTATTCCTCGTATGTTGGTGGCAAAGGCAAAGAGCTGCAGGTCGACAAGCGGCAGAACATCCTGAACAGTAAAAAGCTGTGGGCGATGGTTGTGGGAATGATTGCTCTCGGTGGAGTGTCGCTGTACGGCGTGCTGCACTTCTTCGACCCCACCCGATACGACAAGAAGGATGCTGTCAAGGCGCAAGCTAAAGCGGGCAGTACCGCCCAGGTTGTCGGTATGCCGTCGAACGCGGCACAGCCCGGCAAAGCGGCTGCAGAGAGTGTGTCCGAGGTCTGGCGCATCACCGGCACCTACCAACTCGGCGGCCAGGCCTATGTGGTGCTGGCCAACACTCTCGGCCGTGTTCGCTTGGAACACCCTTCGGCCTTCCAAAACCAGGGCCTCGCCATGGTTGGTGAAGTCGATGGTGAGCGTGTTATGGCCTGGAGCGGTGTTTCTGCTGCGGCTGGCATGCAGCCAGGAGACAAGAAATGA